One window of the Pseudomonas sihuiensis genome contains the following:
- a CDS encoding ArsR/SmtB family transcription factor, which yields MDEPIDIQQLRANADAAGQLLKALANPDRLLLLCQLSQGERNVSELEALLGIQQPTLSQQLAVLRREGLVATRRDGKQIFYRISSPAALAVIETLYRLFCGGQQ from the coding sequence ATGGATGAACCCATCGATATCCAGCAGCTGCGTGCCAATGCCGACGCTGCCGGGCAGTTGCTCAAGGCATTGGCTAACCCTGATCGCCTCCTGCTGCTCTGCCAGCTGTCGCAGGGTGAGCGCAACGTCAGTGAGCTGGAGGCGCTGCTTGGTATCCAGCAGCCCACGCTGTCCCAGCAACTGGCCGTGCTGCGTCGTGAAGGGCTGGTGGCAACCCGTCGCGACGGCAAGCAGATCTTCTATCGCATCAGCAGCCCGGCGGCGCTGGCCGTGATCGAAACCCTGTATCGGCTGTTCTGCGGGGGCCAGCAATGA
- a CDS encoding YeeE/YedE family protein — translation MSIDWASFTPWTALAGGALIGLAAAIFALANGRVAGISGLLGSLLQPGAEGRGEKAFFLLGLLLAPLLWGLFGALPAISFDGGALSLIGAGLLVGIGTRYGSGCTSGHGVCGISRLSPRSMLATLCFMATGFATVFVLRHLLGG, via the coding sequence ATGAGCATCGACTGGGCCAGCTTCACCCCCTGGACGGCCTTGGCCGGTGGCGCGCTGATCGGTCTGGCCGCCGCCATCTTTGCCCTGGCCAATGGCCGCGTGGCCGGTATCAGCGGTCTGCTCGGCAGCCTTCTGCAGCCAGGCGCAGAAGGGCGCGGCGAGAAGGCATTTTTCCTCCTCGGCCTGCTGTTGGCGCCGCTGCTGTGGGGGCTGTTCGGCGCCTTGCCAGCGATCAGCTTCGATGGCGGCGCGCTGTCGCTGATTGGCGCCGGTTTGCTGGTGGGCATCGGCACGCGCTACGGCTCTGGCTGCACCAGCGGCCATGGCGTATGTGGCATCTCGCGTCTATCTCCGCGCTCCATGCTGGCCACCCTGTGCTTCATGGCCACGGGTTTCGCCACGGTCTTTGTTCTACGTCATCTTCTGGGGGGCTGA
- a CDS encoding DUF6691 family protein — protein MARLSAFLAGLLFGLGLLLAGMANPAKVLAFLDLAGNWDPSLALVMVGAICVAALPLHLAQRRAWALLGGAMQLPTRRDLDARLIGGSLLFGVGWGIAGICPGPAVAILLTGHWQALLFVAAMLAGMLIFTALEGRRGR, from the coding sequence ATGGCCAGACTGAGCGCATTCTTAGCCGGTCTACTGTTCGGCCTCGGCCTGCTGCTGGCCGGTATGGCCAACCCGGCCAAGGTGCTGGCCTTTCTCGATCTGGCCGGTAACTGGGACCCGTCTCTCGCCCTGGTGATGGTGGGTGCCATCTGCGTGGCGGCGTTGCCGTTGCACCTGGCGCAACGGCGCGCCTGGGCACTGCTCGGCGGCGCCATGCAGTTGCCGACGCGTCGTGACCTCGATGCTCGCCTGATTGGTGGCAGCCTGCTGTTCGGCGTCGGTTGGGGTATCGCTGGCATCTGTCCGGGGCCGGCCGTTGCCATCCTGCTGACCGGGCACTGGCAGGCCCTGCTGTTCGTCGCGGCGATGCTCGCCGGGATGCTGATCTTTACTGCGCTGGAAGGCCGGCGCGGACGTTGA
- a CDS encoding YgaP family membrane protein, protein MKANVGTLERSLRIAAGLILIALSLAGVIGLWGWIGVLPLATGILRFCPAYPLLGINTCKMK, encoded by the coding sequence ATCAAAGCCAATGTTGGAACGCTCGAGCGCAGTCTGCGCATCGCCGCAGGCCTGATTCTTATCGCACTGAGCCTGGCCGGTGTCATCGGTCTGTGGGGCTGGATCGGTGTGTTACCACTGGCGACCGGCATCTTGCGCTTCTGCCCGGCGTATCCACTGCTGGGTATCAACACCTGCAAAATGAAATGA
- a CDS encoding cytochrome-c peroxidase has translation MRTLSLMAGLCLGASAWANVPGNEPVEPIAAAEITDPAKVELGKQLFFDPRLSRSGFISCNSCHNLSMGGSDNLPSSIGHNWQQGPINSPTVLNSSLNLAQFWDGRAADLKEQAAGPIANPMEMAFTHILAIDVLRSIPQYRESFKVVYKTDEITLDEVTDAIAEFEKTLVTPNSRFDLWLKGDQQAITQTELEGYELFKSIGCVACHNGPALGGNSFQKMGLVEPYETSNPAEGVAGLTGKDADRFKFKVPTLRNVELTYPYFHDGAYWKLEESVDIMARLQLGRKLSEEEIGKITAFLKTLTGEQPSFALPILPPSNNDTPRPQPFE, from the coding sequence ATGCGCACTCTGAGCCTGATGGCCGGGTTGTGCCTGGGCGCCAGCGCCTGGGCCAATGTACCGGGCAACGAACCCGTCGAGCCTATCGCAGCGGCCGAGATCACCGATCCGGCCAAGGTCGAACTGGGCAAGCAGCTGTTCTTTGACCCGCGCCTGTCGCGCTCGGGGTTCATTTCCTGCAATTCCTGCCACAACCTGTCGATGGGCGGCAGTGACAACCTGCCGAGCTCCATCGGTCATAACTGGCAGCAAGGGCCGATCAATTCGCCCACGGTGCTCAATTCCAGCCTCAACCTCGCGCAGTTCTGGGACGGCCGCGCTGCCGACCTCAAGGAACAGGCTGCCGGCCCCATCGCCAACCCGATGGAGATGGCCTTCACTCACATTCTCGCCATCGACGTGCTGCGCTCGATCCCGCAGTACCGCGAGTCGTTCAAGGTCGTGTACAAGACCGACGAGATCACCCTGGATGAAGTGACCGACGCCATCGCCGAGTTCGAAAAGACCCTGGTCACACCCAATTCGCGCTTCGACCTATGGCTCAAGGGCGACCAGCAGGCCATTACCCAGACCGAACTGGAGGGCTACGAGCTGTTCAAGTCCATCGGCTGCGTCGCCTGTCACAACGGCCCGGCGCTGGGCGGCAACTCGTTCCAGAAGATGGGGCTGGTCGAACCCTATGAAACCAGCAATCCGGCCGAGGGGGTGGCTGGCCTGACCGGCAAGGACGCCGACCGCTTCAAGTTCAAGGTGCCGACCCTGCGCAACGTCGAACTGACCTATCCCTACTTCCACGACGGCGCCTACTGGAAGCTGGAGGAGTCGGTAGACATCATGGCGCGCTTGCAGCTGGGTCGTAAGCTGAGCGAGGAGGAGATCGGCAAGATCACCGCCTTTCTCAAGACCCTGACCGGCGAGCAGCCGAGCTTCGCCCTGCCGATCCTGCCGCCGTCGAACAACGATACGCCGCGGCCGCAGCCGTTCGAGTGA
- the aguA gene encoding agmatine deiminase, which yields MTTLNTTPRADGFHMPAEWAPHSQTWMVWPERPDNWRNGGKPAQAAFAAVAKAIAQFEPVTICVSAAQYENARARLDDANIRLVEITTDDAWVRDTGPTFVTNASGEVRGVDWAFNAWGGFDGGLYWPWLRDDQVARKILEIEGCKRYRTEGFVLEGGSIHVDGEGTLITTEECLLNKNRNPHLSREEIEAVLREHLAIDTVIWLPDGLYNDETDGHVDNFCCYVRPGEVLLAWTDDQNDPNYPRCQAAMRVLESARDAKGRQLTVHKMPIPGPIHATAEECAGVDIVDGSQERSPEVRLAGSYVNFLIVNGGIVAPSFDDPKDEEARAILQRIFPEHRVVMVPGREILLGGGNIHCITQQQPAPQGR from the coding sequence ATGACCACGCTGAACACCACGCCACGCGCCGATGGTTTCCACATGCCCGCCGAGTGGGCACCGCACAGCCAGACCTGGATGGTCTGGCCCGAGCGCCCGGACAACTGGCGCAACGGCGGCAAGCCGGCACAGGCCGCCTTCGCCGCGGTGGCCAAGGCCATCGCCCAGTTCGAACCGGTGACCATCTGCGTGTCCGCAGCGCAGTACGAAAATGCCCGCGCGCGCCTGGACGACGCCAACATCCGTCTGGTGGAAATCACCACCGACGACGCCTGGGTGCGCGACACCGGCCCGACCTTCGTCACCAACGCCAGCGGCGAAGTGCGCGGAGTGGACTGGGCCTTCAACGCCTGGGGCGGCTTCGACGGCGGCCTGTACTGGCCCTGGCTGCGTGACGACCAGGTGGCGCGCAAGATTCTCGAGATCGAAGGCTGCAAGCGCTATCGCACCGAAGGTTTCGTGCTCGAGGGTGGCTCAATCCACGTCGATGGCGAAGGCACCCTGATCACCACCGAAGAGTGCCTGCTGAACAAGAACCGCAACCCGCACCTGTCGCGCGAAGAGATCGAGGCCGTGCTGCGCGAGCACCTGGCCATCGACACGGTGATCTGGCTGCCCGACGGCCTGTACAACGACGAGACCGATGGCCACGTCGACAACTTCTGCTGCTATGTGCGCCCAGGCGAGGTGCTGCTGGCCTGGACCGACGATCAGAACGATCCCAACTACCCGCGCTGCCAGGCCGCCATGCGTGTGCTGGAAAGCGCACGCGACGCCAAGGGCCGTCAGCTGACCGTGCACAAGATGCCGATCCCTGGCCCGATCCACGCCACCGCAGAAGAATGCGCGGGCGTCGACATCGTCGACGGCAGCCAGGAGCGTAGCCCGGAGGTTCGCCTGGCCGGCTCCTACGTCAACTTCCTTATCGTCAACGGCGGCATCGTCGCGCCGAGCTTCGATGACCCGAAGGACGAGGAAGCCCGCGCGATTCTGCAGCGCATCTTCCCCGAGCATCGCGTGGTGATGGTGCCGGGCCGCGAGATTCTGCTCGGTGGTGGCAATATCCACTGCATCACCCAGCAGCAGCCGGCGCCGCAAGGGCGCTGA
- the aguB gene encoding N-carbamoylputrescine amidase, translating into MSRIVTVAATQMACSWDTPANIANAERLVRQAAAQGAQIILIQELFEAPYFCQKPNADYTQLATTVAENPAIQHFQKVAAELQVVLPISFFERAGRARFNSIAIIDADGSNLGIYRKSHIPDGPGYHEKYYFNPGDTGFKVWDTAYARIGVGICWDQWFPECARSMALMGAEILFYPTAIGSEPHDANISSRDHWQRVQQGHAGANLMPLVASNRIGREEQDGYDITFYGSSFIANQFGEKVEELNQTEEGVLVHSFDLTELEKVRTAWGVFRDRRPNLYWPLSTLDGETPSE; encoded by the coding sequence ATGTCCCGTATCGTTACCGTCGCCGCGACCCAGATGGCCTGCTCCTGGGATACCCCCGCGAACATCGCCAACGCCGAGAGGCTGGTGCGCCAGGCGGCAGCCCAGGGCGCCCAGATCATCCTGATCCAGGAGCTGTTCGAGGCGCCCTACTTCTGCCAGAAACCGAACGCCGACTACACCCAGCTGGCCACCACGGTGGCAGAAAATCCGGCCATCCAGCACTTCCAGAAGGTCGCTGCCGAGCTGCAGGTGGTGCTGCCGATCAGCTTCTTCGAGCGCGCCGGCCGCGCGCGCTTCAACAGCATCGCCATCATCGATGCCGACGGCAGCAATCTCGGTATTTATCGGAAAAGCCATATCCCGGACGGCCCCGGCTACCACGAGAAGTACTACTTCAATCCGGGCGATACCGGCTTCAAGGTCTGGGACACCGCTTATGCCCGCATCGGTGTCGGCATCTGCTGGGATCAGTGGTTCCCGGAATGCGCGCGCAGCATGGCGCTGATGGGCGCGGAAATCCTCTTCTACCCGACCGCCATCGGCAGCGAGCCGCATGATGCCAACATCAGCTCGCGCGATCACTGGCAGCGTGTGCAGCAGGGCCATGCCGGCGCCAACCTGATGCCGCTGGTGGCCAGCAACCGCATCGGCCGCGAAGAACAGGACGGCTATGACATCACCTTCTACGGCAGCTCGTTCATCGCCAACCAGTTCGGCGAGAAGGTCGAGGAGCTGAACCAGACCGAGGAAGGCGTGCTGGTGCACAGCTTCGATCTGACCGAGCTGGAGAAGGTGCGCACCGCCTGGGGTGTGTTCCGCGACCGCCGGCCGAACCTATACTGGCCGCTTTCCACGCTCGATGGTGAAACCCCATCCGAATGA
- a CDS encoding TetR/AcrR family transcriptional regulator, which yields MSRPASTRKPRASSQARIAVILAAARELLAEQGVANLSIYTVAEHAKIPPSSVYHFFASVPALLEGLTADVHAAFRACLQEPVEHASLNTWHDLSRIVEQRMLGIYARDAAARQLILAQHGLAEVTQADHQHDIELSRLMQALFERHFPLPQLPTDIDVFALAMELGDRVYARSVQLHGEITPRLAEEGMRVFDAYLGLYLPSALPKRPAPLA from the coding sequence ATGTCGCGCCCCGCCAGCACCCGCAAACCGCGCGCCAGCAGCCAGGCACGTATTGCCGTGATTCTCGCTGCAGCACGCGAACTGCTGGCCGAGCAAGGCGTGGCCAATCTGTCGATCTACACCGTGGCCGAGCACGCGAAGATTCCACCCTCCTCGGTCTACCACTTCTTCGCCAGCGTACCGGCCCTGCTCGAAGGGCTGACCGCGGACGTGCACGCAGCCTTTCGCGCCTGCCTGCAGGAACCCGTCGAGCATGCCAGCCTGAACACCTGGCATGACCTGTCGCGTATCGTCGAACAACGCATGCTGGGCATCTACGCGCGCGACGCCGCGGCGCGCCAGTTGATCCTCGCCCAGCACGGCCTGGCCGAAGTCACTCAAGCGGACCACCAGCACGACATCGAACTGAGCCGCCTGATGCAAGCATTGTTCGAGCGCCACTTCCCCCTGCCGCAATTACCGACGGATATCGATGTATTCGCCCTGGCCATGGAGCTGGGTGATCGCGTCTACGCACGCTCCGTGCAACTGCATGGCGAAATCACACCACGCCTGGCCGAGGAAGGCATGCGCGTTTTCGATGCCTACCTGGGCCTGTATCTGCCGTCCGCGCTGCCAAAGAGACCTGCGCCGCTGGCGTAA
- a CDS encoding polyamine ABC transporter substrate-binding protein, whose amino-acid sequence MQRALAAILLGLSCGLAQAADSIRVYNWNDYIAPQVLENFTRDTGIEVEYHTFASAEELAQVLESGQPIDIAVPSHNDLPGLIASGRIRPLDFNLLPNRTHLDKQLLSKLAAVDPQNQHAVPYLWGAVGLAINTPRAEAAYGGPLPDSWSLLFDAEQSKRLASCGISVLDAPDETLSLLLNYQGRSLARSAPSRVERAGEILDALRPNLRYVDSERYIEDLNSGDLCLAMAWIGDALAAAQAGQPVRFVVPDEGSVLFVDNLVIPANASRPDLSHRFIDYLMQPQVIAQITAETLYPNGNASSAQFIDSALLQQPGLYPDQDTKRRLYPLEVLSEKHAQVRNNVWQRFRDGS is encoded by the coding sequence ATGCAACGCGCTCTTGCCGCCATCCTGCTAGGCCTGAGCTGCGGCCTGGCTCAGGCCGCCGACAGCATCCGTGTCTACAACTGGAACGATTACATCGCGCCGCAGGTGCTGGAGAACTTCACCCGCGACACCGGCATCGAAGTCGAGTACCACACCTTCGCCAGCGCCGAAGAGTTGGCGCAAGTGCTGGAAAGCGGTCAGCCCATCGACATCGCCGTACCCTCGCACAACGACCTGCCAGGGCTGATCGCCAGCGGCCGCATTCGCCCGCTGGATTTCAACCTGCTGCCCAACCGCACGCACCTGGACAAGCAACTGCTGAGCAAGCTGGCTGCGGTCGACCCGCAGAACCAGCACGCCGTCCCCTACTTGTGGGGCGCGGTTGGCCTGGCAATCAATACCCCCCGAGCCGAGGCCGCCTATGGTGGCCCCCTGCCGGACAGCTGGAGCTTGCTGTTCGACGCCGAACAGAGCAAGCGCCTGGCCAGTTGCGGCATCAGCGTGCTGGATGCGCCGGATGAAACCCTGTCGCTGCTGCTCAACTACCAGGGCCGCAGCCTGGCACGCAGCGCCCCGAGCCGCGTCGAGCGCGCCGGAGAGATACTCGACGCCCTGCGCCCGAACCTGCGCTACGTCGACAGCGAACGCTATATCGAAGATCTCAACAGCGGCGACCTGTGCCTGGCCATGGCCTGGATCGGCGATGCCCTGGCCGCAGCCCAGGCCGGCCAGCCAGTGCGCTTCGTGGTACCGGACGAGGGCTCGGTACTGTTCGTCGACAACCTGGTGATTCCCGCCAACGCCAGCCGCCCCGATCTCTCTCACCGCTTCATCGACTACCTGATGCAGCCGCAGGTGATCGCCCAGATCACCGCCGAGACGCTCTACCCCAACGGCAATGCCAGCTCTGCACAGTTCATCGACAGCGCCCTGCTGCAGCAGCCCGGCCTGTATCCGGATCAGGACACCAAGCGCCGCCTGTATCCACTGGAGGTTCTCTCGGAGAAACATGCCCAGGTACGCAACAACGTCTGGCAGCGCTTCCGCGACGGCAGCTGA
- a CDS encoding glutamine synthetase family protein, producing MSVPPRAVQLNEANAFLKEHPEVQFVDLLIADMNGVVRGKRIDRNALHKVYEKGINLPASLFALDINGSTVESTGLGLDIGDADRICFPIPNTLCNEPWQKRPTAQLLMTMHELDGTPFFADPREVLRQVVQKFDELGLRICAAFELEFYLIDQENVNGRPQPPRSPISGKRPHSTQVYLIDDLDEYVDCLQDMLEAAKEQDIPADAIVKESAPAQFEVNLHHVEDAIKACDYALLLKRLIKNIAYDHEMDSTFMAKPYPGQAGNGLHVHISLLDKKTGKNIFAADNPLENQPLRHAIGGILDTMAASMAFLCPNVNSYRRFGAQFYVPNAPSWALDNRTVAVRVPTGSADAVRIEHRVAGADANPYLMLASILAGIHHGLTNQIDPGEPIEGNSYEQLEQSLPNNLRDALRELDDSEVLNKYIDPKYIDIFVACKEAELQEFETTISDLEYNWYLHTV from the coding sequence ATGTCGGTACCCCCGCGTGCCGTTCAGCTTAACGAAGCGAACGCGTTCCTCAAGGAACATCCCGAGGTCCAGTTCGTCGACCTTCTTATTGCAGATATGAATGGCGTGGTGCGCGGCAAGCGCATCGATCGAAACGCTCTGCACAAGGTGTACGAGAAAGGCATCAACCTGCCGGCCTCGCTCTTCGCCCTCGACATCAATGGCTCCACCGTCGAGAGCACCGGCCTTGGCCTGGATATCGGTGACGCCGACCGTATCTGCTTCCCCATCCCCAATACCCTGTGCAACGAACCCTGGCAGAAGCGCCCCACCGCGCAGTTGCTGATGACCATGCACGAGCTGGACGGCACGCCTTTTTTCGCCGACCCGCGCGAGGTATTGCGCCAGGTGGTGCAGAAGTTCGACGAACTGGGCCTGCGTATTTGCGCAGCCTTCGAACTGGAGTTCTACCTGATCGACCAGGAGAACGTGAACGGCCGGCCGCAGCCGCCGCGCTCGCCGATCTCCGGCAAGCGCCCGCATTCGACCCAGGTGTACCTGATCGACGACCTCGACGAGTACGTCGATTGCCTGCAGGACATGCTCGAAGCGGCCAAGGAGCAGGACATCCCGGCCGACGCCATCGTCAAGGAAAGCGCCCCGGCGCAGTTCGAGGTCAACCTGCATCACGTCGAAGACGCCATCAAGGCCTGCGACTATGCGCTGCTGCTCAAGCGCCTGATCAAGAACATCGCCTACGACCATGAAATGGATTCCACCTTCATGGCCAAGCCCTACCCGGGCCAGGCGGGCAATGGTCTGCACGTGCACATCTCGCTGCTGGACAAGAAGACCGGCAAGAACATCTTCGCCGCCGACAACCCGCTGGAGAACCAGCCGCTGCGCCACGCCATCGGCGGCATCCTCGACACCATGGCCGCGAGCATGGCCTTCCTCTGCCCTAACGTGAACTCCTACCGCCGCTTCGGCGCGCAGTTCTACGTGCCCAACGCGCCGAGCTGGGCGCTGGACAACCGCACCGTGGCCGTGCGCGTGCCCACCGGCAGCGCCGACGCCGTGCGCATCGAACACCGGGTGGCCGGCGCCGACGCCAATCCCTACCTGATGCTGGCGTCGATCCTCGCCGGCATCCACCACGGTCTGACCAACCAGATCGACCCGGGCGAGCCGATCGAAGGCAACTCCTACGAGCAACTCGAGCAGAGCCTGCCGAACAACCTGCGCGACGCGCTGCGCGAGCTGGACGACAGCGAAGTGCTGAACAAGTACATCGATCCGAAGTACATCGACATCTTCGTCGCGTGCAAGGAAGCCGAGCTGCAGGAGTTCGAGACCACCATCTCCGACCTCGAATACAACTGGTACCTGCACACCGTGTAA
- a CDS encoding glutamine synthetase family protein encodes MSTKLDQLTSWLKERKITEVECLISDLTGIARGKISPTNKFLDEKGMRLPESVLLQTVTGDYVEDDIYYDLLDEADIDMFCRPDPNAVFVVPWAIEPTAMVIHDTFDKQGNPIELSPRNILKKVLQMYADKGWKPIVAPEMEFYLTKRNSDPDFPLVAPVGRSGRPETGRQSFSIDAANEFDPLFEDMYDWCELQGLDLDTLIHEEGPAQMEINFRHGDALHLADQILVFKRTMREAALKHDVAATFMAKPITDEPGSAMHIHQSVVDLKTGKNIFSNDDGTMSELFMHHIGGLQKYIPELLPLFAPNVNSFRRFLPDTSAPVNVEWGEENRTVGLRVPEATPQNRRVENRLAGADANPYLVLAATLLCGYMGMVGGVKPGAPVKGRGYERRNLRLPVTIESALERMEACKDAEKFLGEKFIRGYVAVKRAEHENFKRVISSWEREFLLLSV; translated from the coding sequence ATGAGTACCAAGTTAGACCAGCTCACGAGCTGGCTGAAAGAACGCAAAATCACCGAAGTCGAATGCCTGATCAGCGACCTGACCGGCATTGCCCGCGGCAAGATCTCGCCGACCAACAAGTTCCTCGACGAGAAGGGCATGCGCCTCCCCGAGAGCGTGCTGCTGCAGACCGTGACCGGCGATTACGTCGAGGACGACATCTATTACGACTTGCTGGACGAGGCGGACATCGACATGTTCTGCCGCCCCGACCCCAACGCGGTCTTCGTCGTGCCCTGGGCCATCGAGCCGACCGCGATGGTGATCCACGACACCTTCGACAAGCAGGGCAACCCCATCGAGCTGTCGCCGCGCAACATCCTCAAGAAAGTGCTGCAGATGTACGCCGACAAAGGCTGGAAGCCCATCGTCGCACCGGAGATGGAGTTCTACCTGACCAAGCGCAACAGTGACCCGGACTTCCCCCTGGTGGCGCCAGTAGGGCGCTCCGGTCGGCCGGAAACCGGTCGCCAGAGCTTCTCCATCGACGCAGCCAACGAGTTCGACCCGCTGTTCGAAGACATGTACGACTGGTGCGAACTGCAAGGCCTGGATCTGGACACCCTGATCCACGAGGAAGGCCCGGCGCAGATGGAAATCAACTTCCGTCATGGCGACGCCTTGCACCTGGCCGACCAGATTCTGGTGTTCAAGCGCACCATGCGTGAGGCCGCGCTCAAGCATGACGTGGCGGCCACCTTCATGGCCAAGCCGATCACCGACGAGCCTGGCAGCGCCATGCACATTCACCAGAGCGTGGTGGATCTGAAGACTGGCAAGAACATCTTCTCCAACGACGACGGCACCATGAGCGAGCTGTTCATGCATCACATCGGCGGCCTGCAGAAGTACATCCCCGAGCTGCTGCCGCTGTTCGCGCCGAACGTCAACTCGTTCCGCCGCTTCCTGCCTGATACCTCGGCGCCAGTGAACGTGGAGTGGGGCGAGGAGAACCGCACCGTGGGCCTGCGCGTGCCTGAGGCGACTCCGCAGAACCGTCGCGTGGAAAACCGCCTGGCTGGCGCGGATGCCAACCCCTACCTGGTGCTGGCAGCCACTTTGCTGTGCGGCTACATGGGCATGGTCGGCGGGGTCAAACCCGGTGCGCCGGTCAAGGGGCGTGGTTATGAGCGCCGCAATCTGCGCCTGCCGGTGACCATCGAGAGCGCCCTTGAGCGCATGGAAGCCTGCAAGGACGCCGAGAAGTTCCTCGGCGAGAAGTTCATCCGTGGCTATGTCGCGGTCAAGCGTGCCGAGCACGAGAACTTCAAGCGGGTGATCAGTTCCTGGGAGCGCGAGTTCCTGCTGCTGTCGGTTTAG
- a CDS encoding aspartate aminotransferase family protein, producing the protein MNKQANNPKTAHWQALSQAHHLAPFSDYRQLAEKGPRIITEAKGVHLWDSEGNKILDGMAGLWCVAVGYGREELVEAAATQMRQLPFYNTFFQTAHPPVLELAHAISQLAPAGMNHVFFTGSGSEGNDTMLRLVRHYWACKGQPNKKIIIGRDNGYHGSTVAGASLGGMKFMHEQGDLPIPGIAHIPQPYWFGEGGDMSQEAFGIWAADQLEKKILELGEENVAAFIAEPIQGAGGVIIPPDSYWPRIKEILAKYDILFVADEVICGFGRTGEWFGSQYYDLKPDLMTIAKGLTSGYVPMGGLIVSDKVFEVIEAHGDFNHGFTYSGHPVAAAVGLENLRILKEEGIVERVKAETAPYLHRRLRELADHPLVGEVRGIGMLGAIELVQDKASRKRYPSDVAAGMVCRGHCFNNGLIMRAVGDTMIIAPPLVISPAEIDELLEKARKCLDLTLRDLSV; encoded by the coding sequence ATGAACAAGCAAGCGAACAACCCCAAGACTGCGCACTGGCAGGCGCTGAGCCAGGCCCATCACCTGGCGCCGTTCAGTGATTACAGGCAGCTGGCCGAAAAAGGCCCGCGTATCATCACTGAAGCCAAGGGTGTGCACCTGTGGGACAGCGAGGGCAACAAGATCCTCGATGGCATGGCCGGTCTGTGGTGCGTGGCCGTTGGCTATGGCCGCGAGGAGCTGGTCGAAGCTGCCGCTACGCAGATGCGCCAGTTGCCGTTCTACAACACCTTCTTCCAGACCGCGCACCCACCGGTGCTGGAGCTGGCGCATGCCATCTCCCAACTGGCGCCGGCCGGCATGAACCATGTGTTCTTCACCGGCTCCGGCTCGGAAGGCAATGACACCATGCTGCGTCTGGTACGCCACTATTGGGCGTGTAAGGGCCAGCCGAACAAGAAAATCATCATCGGTCGCGACAACGGCTATCACGGCTCCACCGTGGCCGGCGCCAGCCTCGGTGGCATGAAGTTCATGCACGAGCAGGGCGACCTGCCGATTCCGGGTATCGCGCATATCCCGCAGCCCTACTGGTTCGGTGAGGGCGGTGACATGAGCCAGGAAGCCTTCGGCATCTGGGCCGCCGACCAGTTGGAGAAGAAGATTCTCGAACTGGGCGAAGAGAATGTCGCGGCGTTCATTGCCGAGCCGATCCAGGGCGCTGGTGGTGTGATCATTCCGCCGGACAGCTACTGGCCGCGCATCAAGGAAATCCTCGCCAAGTACGACATTCTCTTCGTCGCCGACGAAGTGATCTGCGGTTTTGGTCGTACCGGCGAGTGGTTCGGCAGCCAGTATTACGACCTCAAGCCTGACTTGATGACCATCGCCAAGGGCCTGACCTCGGGCTACGTGCCGATGGGCGGACTGATCGTCAGTGACAAGGTGTTCGAAGTGATCGAGGCACATGGCGATTTCAACCACGGCTTCACCTATTCCGGGCATCCGGTGGCGGCAGCGGTGGGCCTGGAGAACCTGCGCATTCTAAAGGAAGAAGGCATCGTCGAGCGGGTGAAAGCAGAAACGGCACCATATTTGCATCGTCGTCTACGTGAGCTGGCGGATCACCCGCTGGTGGGCGAGGTACGCGGTATCGGCATGCTCGGCGCCATCGAACTTGTGCAGGACAAGGCCAGCCGCAAGCGTTACCCGAGTGACGTGGCTGCCGGCATGGTCTGTCGCGGACACTGCTTTAATAACGGTCTGATCATGCGCGCCGTGGGCGACACCATGATCATTGCGCCGCCGCTGGTGATCAGCCCGGCAGAGATAGACGAACTACTGGAAAAAGCACGCAAGTGCCTGGATCTGACCTTGCGTGACCTGTCGGTCTGA